From the Chloroflexus aurantiacus J-10-fl genome, one window contains:
- a CDS encoding ribose-phosphate diphosphokinase: MDGRLLIFTGNANPALAQEIARNLRINLGRALVGTFKNGETRVKIHDNVRGCDVFVIQPTCTPVDHHLMELLIMIDAFRRASAARVTAVIPYYGYAKQEKKTSGREPISAKLVANLIRTAGADRVLTMDLHAPAIEGFFDIPVDHLQASPLLADYIRELNLPNPVVVSPDTGGVGRANRFRERIGAGLAIIAKQRPEPDTAEVIEMVGEVEGKTAIIVDDMISTGGTLIEAAQTLLARGARAVYACATHGIFAENALQLIAESDLVETVVTNTIPQPPTAAAARVRTISVAPLFAEAIMRIHKDLSLSALFS, translated from the coding sequence ATGGATGGTCGTTTGCTCATTTTTACCGGCAATGCCAACCCGGCATTAGCGCAAGAGATTGCCCGCAACCTGCGCATCAATCTGGGCCGGGCACTGGTTGGTACCTTCAAAAATGGCGAGACACGGGTCAAGATTCACGACAATGTCCGTGGCTGTGATGTGTTTGTGATTCAACCCACCTGTACGCCGGTGGACCATCACCTGATGGAATTGCTCATCATGATCGATGCCTTCCGGCGAGCCTCGGCAGCGCGGGTCACGGCGGTCATTCCCTACTATGGGTATGCCAAGCAAGAGAAGAAGACCTCGGGCCGTGAGCCAATCTCGGCCAAGCTGGTAGCTAATCTGATCCGCACCGCCGGCGCTGACCGCGTTCTGACGATGGATCTGCACGCTCCAGCCATTGAAGGGTTCTTCGATATTCCGGTTGACCACCTGCAAGCCTCGCCACTGCTGGCCGATTACATTCGCGAACTGAACCTGCCTAACCCGGTTGTCGTCTCTCCCGATACCGGGGGCGTGGGGCGGGCCAATCGCTTTCGTGAGCGGATTGGTGCCGGACTGGCGATTATTGCCAAACAACGACCCGAACCAGATACAGCCGAAGTTATCGAAATGGTCGGTGAGGTTGAGGGGAAGACGGCAATCATCGTCGATGATATGATCTCAACCGGGGGAACCCTGATTGAAGCAGCCCAAACGCTGCTGGCCCGTGGCGCACGGGCTGTGTATGCCTGTGCTACCCACGGTATTTTTGCCGAAAACGCCTTACAGTTGATCGCCGAGTCCGATCTCGTCGAGACGGTAGTCACCAACACGATCCCTCAACCACCAACCGCCGCAGCAGCCCGGGTGCGCACGATTAGTGTGGCACCATTGTTTGCTGAAGCGATTATGCGTATCCACAAAGATCTATCACTGAGCGCGCTTTTTTCCTGA
- a CDS encoding PIN domain-containing protein produces MVAHRKRVGRPISCADAWIAACALRHNIPLVTHNTKDFVNIPDLHIISKP; encoded by the coding sequence ATTGTTGCTCACCGAAAGCGTGTTGGTCGGCCTATCTCTTGTGCTGATGCCTGGATCGCTGCTTGTGCGTTACGCCACAATATTCCGCTTGTTACTCATAATACAAAAGATTTTGTGAACATTCCTGATTTACACATAATATCCAAACCTTGA
- a CDS encoding bifunctional 3,4-dihydroxy-2-butanone-4-phosphate synthase/GTP cyclohydrolase II: MFASVEEALRDYAAGRMIIIVDDADRENEGDLACAAQHVTAETIAFMAREGRGLICLALAGEIADRLGLEPMVRQNRARFGTNFTVSIEAAHGVTTGISAADRAHTIRVAVDPHSGPHDLVQPGHVFPLRAAPNGVLERRGQTEAAVDLARLAGLRPAGVICEIMNDDGTMARGPDLVRFAVRHNLKIISVEQLVAYRKRHERLIERMAEAQLPTRYGTFRAVSYSARCAPHEAVALIIGHPKPDQPILVRLHSECLTGDVFGSLRCDCGEQIDTALHQMAAAGCGVLVYLRQEGRGIGLHNKLRAYALQEQGFDTVAANEQLGFPADLRDYTVGAQILTDLGVRTVHLLTNNPQKVAALREFGFAVTQVPICGTPNPHNIAYLLTKRNRLGHQLECIYDHL; the protein is encoded by the coding sequence ATGTTCGCATCAGTGGAAGAAGCGCTGCGCGATTACGCGGCTGGCCGGATGATCATCATCGTTGATGATGCTGATCGCGAGAATGAGGGCGATCTGGCCTGTGCTGCACAACACGTCACTGCTGAAACAATTGCATTTATGGCGCGCGAAGGGCGGGGGCTGATCTGTCTGGCGCTCGCCGGCGAGATAGCCGACCGTCTGGGGCTAGAGCCGATGGTACGGCAGAATCGGGCTCGTTTCGGTACCAATTTTACGGTATCAATTGAAGCTGCTCACGGCGTTACCACCGGTATCTCGGCTGCCGACCGGGCGCATACGATTCGCGTTGCGGTTGACCCACACAGTGGCCCGCACGATCTGGTACAACCGGGTCACGTCTTTCCCCTGCGGGCTGCGCCCAACGGTGTCCTGGAGCGGCGCGGTCAGACGGAAGCGGCAGTTGATCTGGCCCGGCTGGCGGGCCTGCGACCGGCTGGTGTCATCTGCGAAATAATGAACGACGATGGTACGATGGCCCGTGGCCCTGATCTTGTCCGCTTCGCCGTCAGGCACAACCTCAAGATCATCAGCGTCGAGCAACTGGTTGCCTACCGCAAACGTCACGAACGTCTGATTGAGCGCATGGCCGAAGCGCAGCTTCCAACCCGCTATGGCACGTTTCGCGCCGTCTCGTACAGCGCCCGTTGTGCCCCCCACGAAGCAGTTGCGCTGATCATCGGTCATCCCAAACCTGATCAGCCGATCCTGGTGCGCCTCCACTCTGAATGCCTGACCGGTGATGTATTTGGGAGTCTCCGCTGCGATTGCGGCGAGCAGATCGATACCGCGCTGCATCAGATGGCTGCTGCCGGCTGTGGGGTATTGGTCTACCTGCGCCAGGAAGGTCGTGGCATCGGCCTGCACAACAAACTGCGCGCCTATGCCCTACAAGAACAGGGATTTGACACCGTGGCCGCAAACGAACAACTCGGCTTCCCTGCCGATCTGCGCGACTATACGGTTGGCGCACAGATTCTTACCGATCTCGGCGTGCGCACCGTTCATCTGCTGACCAACAACCCGCAGAAAGTAGCTGCCTTACGCGAATTTGGCTTTGCCGTGACGCAGGTTCCCATCTGTGGTACACCAAATCCGCACAACATTGCCTATCTGCTCACCAAACGGAATCGTCTAGGACATCAACTGGAGTGCATCTATGACCATCTATGA
- the ribE gene encoding 6,7-dimethyl-8-ribityllumazine synthase has protein sequence MTIYEGTYIGSGLRIAIVVSRWNDLITNRLLEGARDGLLRHGVAADHIDIAWVPGSFELPLVCHRLAESSRYDAIIALGAVIRGATTHHEHVAAAASSGIAQVSLQTGVPCIFGVITTDNIEQAIERAGTKAGNKGFEAATAAIEMATLLQRLNG, from the coding sequence ATGACCATCTATGAAGGCACGTATATCGGCAGTGGCTTACGGATAGCGATTGTCGTCAGCCGCTGGAACGACCTGATTACCAACCGTCTGCTCGAAGGTGCGCGAGATGGACTGCTGCGGCATGGCGTAGCTGCGGATCATATCGACATTGCCTGGGTACCAGGCTCATTCGAGTTGCCGCTGGTATGCCATCGCCTGGCCGAGAGCAGTCGCTACGATGCAATCATTGCCCTCGGTGCCGTGATTCGCGGTGCCACCACGCATCACGAGCACGTCGCTGCCGCTGCCAGCAGCGGGATTGCCCAGGTCAGCCTGCAAACCGGCGTCCCGTGTATCTTCGGCGTCATCACCACCGACAACATCGAGCAGGCTATCGAGCGCGCCGGTACCAAAGCCGGCAACAAAGGCTTTGAAGCGGCCACCGCCGCGATTGAGATGGCTACGCTGTTGCAGAGGCTAAATGGTTGA
- the ribE gene encoding riboflavin synthase — protein sequence MFTGIVEEMGTVAHIVSTQEQANQITITCRTVLEGTRIGDSIAVNGTCLTVTALTADSFTVGLSPETLRRTNLGRLHVGDPVNLERALAFGGRMGGHYVQGHVDGVGEIVAIVPEGDSKRVTIRPPAALLPYIVEKGYIAVDGVSLTVAEMGRETFTVALVAYTQSAVIMGRQTVGALVNIEVDIIAKYVERLLEAYRQEAR from the coding sequence ATGTTTACCGGCATTGTTGAAGAGATGGGCACAGTTGCTCATATCGTAAGCACGCAAGAACAGGCCAACCAGATCACGATTACCTGTCGCACTGTGCTTGAGGGAACGCGTATCGGCGATAGCATTGCCGTCAATGGCACCTGTCTGACGGTGACGGCACTCACCGCAGATAGCTTCACCGTCGGCCTGAGTCCAGAGACCTTGCGTCGCACCAATCTGGGCCGGCTGCACGTCGGTGACCCGGTGAATCTCGAACGGGCACTGGCGTTTGGTGGTCGGATGGGTGGGCATTACGTGCAGGGGCACGTCGACGGCGTTGGCGAGATTGTAGCGATTGTGCCTGAAGGTGACTCAAAGCGAGTGACAATCCGCCCGCCGGCTGCTTTGCTGCCGTATATCGTCGAAAAAGGCTACATCGCGGTTGACGGCGTCAGCCTGACGGTGGCCGAGATGGGGCGTGAGACGTTTACCGTTGCCCTGGTTGCGTATACCCAATCGGCAGTCATCATGGGCCGTCAGACGGTGGGAGCATTGGTGAATATAGAGGTTGATATTATCGCCAAGTATGTTGAACGCCTGCTTGAGGCGTATCGCCAGGAGGCTCGCTAA
- a CDS encoding TIGR01777 family oxidoreductase: protein MSTKRIIITGATGLIGRRLVAELRNDYHLVIFSRDPARARSTLPGAADYVAWQPSEQGPWAAAVDGAWAVVHLAGAPISTGLLGKRWTPEYKAEIRDSRVIGTRGIVNAIAAASQRPSVFVCASAVGYYGPYRDNTPLTEDSPPGRDFLAQVCVAWEAEAVRAEEYGVRTVRLRTGLVLDPTSGALPQIMLPFKLMTGGPILPGTQVYPWIHPDDEVGLIRFALENDQVRGPLNAAAPGALSNRDFAAIVGKVLGSPSWLPVPEFSLRIALGEMADLVVYGQNAVPRKALDLGYQFRFPTLEPALRDLLDLPEPVKR from the coding sequence ATGAGCACAAAACGCATTATCATCACCGGGGCAACTGGCCTCATCGGGCGCAGGCTGGTTGCCGAATTACGCAACGACTACCACCTGGTCATCTTCAGTCGTGACCCGGCGCGGGCACGGTCAACCCTGCCCGGTGCTGCCGATTATGTTGCCTGGCAGCCATCTGAACAGGGGCCGTGGGCGGCTGCGGTTGATGGTGCCTGGGCGGTGGTTCATCTGGCCGGGGCACCGATTTCGACCGGTTTGCTCGGCAAACGATGGACACCCGAATACAAGGCAGAGATTCGCGACAGTCGGGTGATTGGCACCCGTGGTATCGTCAATGCCATCGCTGCCGCGTCGCAGCGACCCAGCGTCTTCGTCTGTGCGTCGGCGGTTGGCTACTACGGCCCGTATCGCGACAACACCCCGCTCACCGAAGATTCGCCGCCGGGACGTGATTTTCTGGCGCAGGTCTGCGTGGCGTGGGAAGCAGAAGCCGTGCGTGCGGAAGAGTACGGCGTGCGCACCGTGCGCTTACGCACCGGTCTGGTGCTCGATCCCACATCGGGAGCGTTGCCGCAGATTATGCTGCCCTTCAAGCTCATGACCGGCGGCCCCATCCTGCCCGGCACGCAGGTCTATCCCTGGATTCACCCTGACGACGAGGTAGGCTTAATTCGCTTTGCCCTGGAAAACGATCAGGTGCGTGGCCCGCTCAACGCTGCCGCGCCGGGGGCATTGTCCAACCGCGACTTCGCCGCTATCGTCGGCAAAGTGCTCGGCTCACCCTCCTGGCTACCGGTTCCTGAATTCAGTTTGCGGATTGCCCTGGGCGAAATGGCCGATCTGGTCGTCTACGGCCAGAATGCCGTTCCCCGCAAAGCTCTCGACCTCGGCTACCAGTTCCGGTTTCCCACATTGGAACCGGCCCTCCGCGATCTGCTCGATCTGCCGGAGCCGGTGAAGCGCTGA
- the ribD gene encoding bifunctional diaminohydroxyphosphoribosylaminopyrimidine deaminase/5-amino-6-(5-phosphoribosylamino)uracil reductase RibD, with the protein MNHQPHVFTLEYAVELALQQAAAVVGRTSPNPPVGAVVVRDGQVVGLGATQPAGGPHAERIALAAAGERARGADLYTTLEPCTFYGRTPPCTEAIIAAGIRRVFFIAHDPDPRMGDGAAAVLQPAGIEVYRITTGAATVAGQLAPFRCRVQCGRPLVTAKYAMTLDGRIATASGDSRWITDPAARAQVHRLRDQVDVIMVGVGTIRNDDPQLTTRLDQHWREPRHPLRVIVDSRGQTPLHARVVRGDLPGQTLIACVQPEPAWLAAMQSRGVRVVQFPPDATGRVALAPLLHYLAHEGYNHLLVEGGAMLLGALHAECLIDEIWAFIGARVVNDALAPGPMAGPGVACMAMARRYRLRRLEQYDQDALLIATAVDAPWWDVEEVADVYRHC; encoded by the coding sequence ATGAACCATCAACCACACGTTTTCACGCTCGAATATGCCGTAGAACTGGCTCTGCAACAGGCGGCGGCGGTTGTCGGTCGCACCAGCCCCAATCCGCCGGTTGGGGCGGTGGTTGTGCGTGATGGGCAGGTAGTTGGGCTTGGCGCAACCCAGCCCGCCGGTGGTCCACACGCCGAACGGATAGCCCTGGCCGCAGCCGGTGAGCGGGCACGCGGGGCCGACCTCTACACCACGCTCGAACCATGCACCTTCTACGGGCGCACGCCGCCCTGCACTGAGGCGATCATCGCCGCCGGGATCCGGCGGGTCTTCTTCATTGCCCACGATCCCGATCCGCGCATGGGAGACGGGGCAGCCGCTGTGTTGCAGCCTGCCGGGATCGAGGTGTACCGGATCACGACCGGAGCGGCAACTGTAGCCGGGCAACTGGCTCCGTTTCGCTGTCGGGTGCAGTGTGGTCGGCCACTGGTGACCGCCAAGTACGCCATGACGCTCGATGGCCGTATTGCCACTGCGAGTGGTGATAGCCGTTGGATCACCGATCCGGCAGCCCGTGCCCAGGTGCATCGCCTGCGCGATCAGGTGGATGTGATTATGGTGGGTGTTGGCACTATCCGCAATGATGATCCGCAGTTGACGACGCGCCTTGATCAGCACTGGCGCGAACCACGCCACCCCCTGCGGGTCATTGTTGATAGTCGCGGCCAGACACCTCTGCACGCCCGTGTGGTACGTGGTGATCTTCCCGGTCAAACGCTCATCGCCTGTGTTCAGCCTGAGCCAGCCTGGCTGGCTGCCATGCAGTCCCGTGGCGTGCGGGTTGTGCAATTCCCGCCAGATGCTACCGGGCGCGTCGCTCTCGCACCGTTGTTGCACTATCTGGCTCACGAGGGCTACAACCACCTGCTGGTTGAAGGCGGAGCCATGTTGCTCGGCGCATTGCATGCCGAGTGTTTGATTGACGAGATTTGGGCATTTATCGGGGCGCGTGTCGTGAACGATGCCCTGGCGCCAGGGCCAATGGCCGGACCTGGCGTCGCTTGCATGGCGATGGCTCGCCGTTATCGGCTCCGGCGGCTTGAACAATACGACCAGGATGCGTTGTTGATTGCCACGGCAGTTGATGCACCGTGGTGGGATGTTGAGGAGGTTGCTGATGTTTACCGGCATTGTTGA
- a CDS encoding hemolysin family protein, with amino-acid sequence MILLEDPGPSSLVIGIGLCLIALGITSAADTALITVSRPRLSSLLASAGLGTRRFAAHFLDEPYRIKSAIIFLNATLTITVTALTIQLVAPYGLSMIIGSLAGLLFAILLLSEVVAKALALRSPDTTILILARPLVAIAMVLWPVMAVINIITRPIFTLLSGQPAPPTPLVTEEELRLMMSAGEKAGWIEHEEREMIEGVMDFGDTLVREIMIPRVDVVALEVNSPLKRALDVAITRGHSRIPVYEETIDNVVGILYVKDLIPVLRDGKHDTPLRDLLRPAYFVPVTMKVAALLEDLQRRRVHMAIVVDEYGGTAGIVTLEDLIEQIVGEIRDEYDTEEPAIVEVGPNELIVDARVPIDDVAGLLEVEFPETTADRIGGLVYEQLGRIPREGDQVVCNDVTITVLSIKGIRAERLRIVRQAPAEITAAAPVDAEKPLLPLPKELHGSSGP; translated from the coding sequence ATGATTCTCTTGGAAGACCCTGGCCCTAGTTCGCTCGTTATCGGTATTGGCCTGTGTCTAATTGCGCTGGGTATTACCTCAGCCGCCGACACAGCCCTGATAACGGTGAGTCGTCCCCGGCTGAGCAGCCTGCTCGCTTCGGCTGGTCTCGGTACACGCCGCTTTGCGGCCCATTTTCTCGATGAACCATACCGCATCAAATCTGCCATTATCTTTCTCAACGCAACCCTGACGATTACCGTCACGGCCCTGACTATCCAGCTCGTTGCGCCGTATGGGCTGTCAATGATTATCGGCAGTCTGGCGGGATTGCTGTTTGCCATTTTACTCCTGAGCGAAGTTGTCGCCAAAGCCCTTGCTCTGCGGAGTCCCGACACGACGATCCTGATCCTCGCCCGGCCACTGGTCGCCATTGCAATGGTGTTATGGCCGGTGATGGCAGTGATCAATATCATTACGCGCCCCATTTTTACCCTCTTAAGCGGCCAACCGGCTCCTCCCACGCCACTGGTAACCGAAGAGGAGTTGCGGCTGATGATGAGTGCCGGCGAAAAGGCCGGTTGGATCGAGCATGAAGAGCGCGAGATGATTGAGGGGGTCATGGATTTCGGTGATACCCTGGTGCGCGAGATTATGATTCCGCGGGTCGATGTGGTAGCACTGGAAGTCAATAGCCCGCTGAAACGTGCGCTTGATGTGGCGATTACGCGCGGCCATTCGCGGATTCCTGTGTATGAAGAGACCATTGATAACGTTGTCGGTATTCTCTACGTCAAAGACCTGATCCCCGTCTTGCGCGATGGTAAGCACGATACACCGTTGCGCGATCTGCTCCGACCGGCATACTTTGTGCCGGTAACGATGAAGGTCGCTGCCCTGTTAGAAGATTTGCAGCGGCGGCGAGTGCATATGGCCATTGTGGTTGATGAATACGGTGGTACTGCCGGTATTGTAACGCTCGAAGATTTGATTGAACAGATTGTTGGTGAAATTCGTGATGAGTACGATACCGAAGAGCCGGCCATCGTTGAGGTTGGGCCGAACGAGCTGATCGTTGATGCCCGGGTGCCGATTGATGATGTCGCCGGGTTATTAGAGGTCGAATTTCCCGAAACGACTGCGGATCGCATCGGTGGTCTGGTCTACGAGCAATTGGGGCGTATCCCGCGTGAAGGCGATCAGGTGGTCTGCAACGATGTGACCATCACCGTGCTCTCGATCAAGGGGATTCGTGCCGAACGATTACGGATTGTCCGGCAGGCACCGGCTGAAATAACAGCGGCAGCGCCGGTGGATGCCGAAAAACCGCTGTTGCCGCTTCCTAAAGAATTGCATGGATCCAGTGGCCCTTGA
- the cdd gene encoding cytidine deaminase codes for MDPVALEQLIAAALHARQRAYAPYSHFAVGAAVLTDDGRIFSGANIENASYPLTICAERVALFCAHMAAAGPVVALAVVTPTPTVASPCGACRQVIFELAPQAQIVLLNHDGSERRLTTPQELLPFGFGPDQLTR; via the coding sequence ATGGATCCAGTGGCCCTTGAGCAATTGATCGCCGCGGCATTGCATGCCCGGCAGCGTGCATATGCACCCTATTCACACTTCGCGGTTGGTGCCGCCGTCCTAACCGATGATGGCCGTATCTTTAGCGGTGCCAATATTGAGAACGCATCCTATCCTCTCACCATCTGTGCCGAGCGGGTAGCCCTGTTCTGCGCTCACATGGCGGCAGCCGGGCCGGTCGTTGCGCTGGCTGTGGTGACCCCAACACCAACAGTTGCCAGCCCATGTGGCGCCTGTCGTCAGGTGATCTTTGAACTCGCGCCACAGGCGCAGATCGTTCTCCTCAACCACGACGGTAGCGAACGCCGTCTGACCACGCCACAGGAGTTGTTGCCCTTCGGATTTGGGCCAGATCAGCTCACCAGATAG
- the ettA gene encoding energy-dependent translational throttle protein EttA has translation MTDTQKIIFSMYRVGKVVPPNREILKDISLSFFYGAKIGVIGVNGSGKSSLLRIMAGIDQDYTGEITRSPGYTVGLLEQEPYLDNTKTVREIVEEGMAETVALLRRYDEITELFNDPNADYDALIAEQAELQDKIDHVDGWNLDSRLELAMDALRCPPGDTPVAVLSGGERRRVALCRLLLQQPDILLLDEPTNHLDAESVAWLERHLQEYKGTVIAVTHDRHFLNNVAGWILELERGHGIPWRGNYSSWLEQKRQKLAESEKAESQRQKALQRELEWINMAPKGRHAKSKARIAAYERLLSENQDQRDRELEIYIPPGPRLGDLVIRANGVTKAYGDKLLYENLSFDVPPGAIVGIVGPNGAGKTTLFRMIVGQEQPDSGTLEIGASVKLGYVDQSREVLDPRQTVWEAISEGNDQIVLGGRQVNSRAYCARFNFSGSDQQKLVGSLSGGERNRVHLARILKSGANVLLLDEPTNDLDVHTLRALEEGLENFAGCALIISHDRWFLDRVATHILAFEGDSQVVWFPGTYSEYAADYRRRKGAEADHPHRIVYRRLTR, from the coding sequence ATGACCGATACCCAGAAAATTATCTTCTCGATGTATCGCGTAGGGAAGGTGGTACCACCTAACCGCGAAATCCTGAAGGATATAAGCCTTTCCTTCTTTTACGGTGCCAAGATCGGTGTCATCGGTGTTAACGGTTCGGGAAAGAGTTCGTTGCTGCGGATTATGGCCGGGATTGACCAGGACTACACCGGTGAAATTACCCGCTCTCCCGGCTATACGGTGGGATTGCTCGAACAGGAGCCATATCTCGACAATACGAAGACGGTACGTGAGATTGTCGAGGAGGGAATGGCCGAAACGGTGGCGTTGCTGCGGCGCTACGACGAAATCACCGAGCTGTTCAATGACCCGAACGCAGATTACGATGCGTTGATTGCCGAGCAGGCCGAACTTCAGGACAAGATCGATCATGTCGATGGTTGGAACCTCGATAGCCGGTTAGAGCTGGCAATGGATGCGTTGCGTTGTCCACCCGGTGATACGCCGGTAGCGGTCTTGTCGGGGGGAGAGCGCCGGCGCGTCGCGCTCTGTCGCCTGCTCCTTCAGCAGCCCGATATTCTCTTGCTCGATGAGCCAACCAACCATCTTGACGCCGAGTCGGTGGCCTGGCTCGAACGCCATTTGCAAGAGTACAAGGGAACAGTGATTGCGGTGACGCATGACCGCCACTTTCTCAATAATGTCGCCGGCTGGATTTTAGAGCTTGAGCGTGGGCATGGCATTCCCTGGCGCGGCAACTATTCGAGCTGGCTTGAGCAGAAGCGCCAGAAGCTGGCCGAGAGCGAGAAGGCCGAATCGCAACGACAAAAGGCTCTACAGCGTGAGCTGGAGTGGATTAATATGGCACCGAAGGGGCGGCACGCCAAGTCGAAAGCCCGGATTGCCGCCTACGAACGACTGCTCAGCGAGAATCAGGATCAGCGTGATCGAGAACTCGAAATCTACATCCCACCAGGCCCTCGCCTCGGTGATCTGGTGATCCGGGCGAACGGGGTGACGAAGGCTTACGGCGATAAACTGCTGTACGAAAATCTCAGTTTTGATGTTCCGCCAGGGGCAATTGTGGGTATCGTTGGCCCAAATGGTGCCGGTAAAACCACGCTCTTCCGTATGATCGTCGGGCAGGAACAGCCTGACAGCGGAACACTGGAGATTGGGGCTTCGGTAAAGCTGGGTTATGTCGATCAGAGTCGGGAAGTGCTCGACCCCAGGCAGACCGTCTGGGAAGCGATCTCGGAAGGAAACGACCAGATTGTGCTGGGTGGTCGTCAGGTTAACTCGCGTGCCTATTGTGCCCGCTTCAATTTTAGCGGCAGCGACCAGCAGAAGCTGGTAGGCAGCCTCTCCGGTGGTGAACGTAACCGTGTCCATCTGGCCCGCATTCTCAAATCCGGGGCCAATGTGCTGCTGCTCGACGAGCCGACCAACGATCTTGACGTGCATACCTTGCGGGCACTCGAAGAGGGACTGGAAAACTTTGCCGGTTGTGCCCTGATCATTTCGCACGACCGCTGGTTTCTGGATCGGGTTGCCACGCACATTCTGGCGTTCGAGGGCGATAGCCAGGTGGTCTGGTTCCCCGGTACCTATTCTGAATACGCTGCCGATTACCGACGGCGGAAAGGTGCTGAGGCCGATCATCCACACCGCATCGTCTACCGTCGTCTGACACGGTAG
- a CDS encoding S1C family serine protease produces MNVNRLALIFVFLLGIFIGVAGGAATGGLVSYLVARQTVAQVAATVTTINAQPVTASNGTSSANQTVTQPVEVVSVSDAMVEAVKRVAPAVVTVTVTGSTGQGSGSGVIISDQGYIITNNHVVSGGNRYYVLFADGTRREAELVGTDSLNDIAVLKVDGEVPGVAAIGDSSALQPGETVLAIGSPLGNFRNTVTAGVVSALNRSVPGSGMEGLIQTDAAINSGNSGGPLINLRGEVVGINTLVVRNDLGFGSSAPVEGLGFAVPSSIFANVADQIIRTGQVRYPFLGITYLMIDGEVAAEYNLPVQNGAYINAGISGQPAVLPNTAAAQAGLREGDIILAVNDQRLDGTVSLRQLLLQYRPGDTVELTILRDGQEQRVSVTLGERPADLR; encoded by the coding sequence ATGAATGTTAATCGTTTAGCATTAATCTTTGTCTTCTTACTCGGCATCTTTATCGGCGTTGCCGGTGGTGCCGCAACCGGCGGTCTGGTCAGTTATCTGGTGGCCCGCCAGACCGTGGCTCAGGTCGCGGCCACAGTCACGACCATCAATGCCCAGCCGGTCACTGCAAGCAATGGAACTTCGTCCGCAAACCAAACCGTTACCCAACCGGTCGAGGTTGTCAGTGTCTCTGATGCGATGGTTGAAGCCGTGAAGCGCGTAGCGCCGGCAGTTGTCACCGTCACCGTTACCGGCAGCACCGGTCAGGGGAGCGGGAGCGGTGTCATTATCAGTGATCAGGGCTACATCATCACCAACAACCACGTTGTCAGTGGGGGTAATCGTTATTACGTACTCTTCGCTGATGGTACCCGCCGCGAAGCTGAGCTGGTTGGTACCGACTCGCTCAATGATATTGCAGTGCTGAAAGTCGATGGCGAGGTGCCGGGTGTCGCCGCTATCGGTGACTCGTCGGCGTTGCAGCCCGGCGAAACGGTGCTGGCTATCGGTAGTCCACTCGGTAATTTCCGCAACACGGTGACTGCCGGTGTGGTCAGCGCACTGAACCGTTCGGTGCCCGGTAGTGGGATGGAGGGTCTGATTCAGACCGATGCCGCGATCAACAGTGGGAACAGCGGTGGCCCGCTGATCAACCTGCGCGGTGAAGTCGTCGGCATCAACACGCTGGTTGTACGCAACGATCTCGGTTTCGGGTCGAGTGCGCCGGTTGAGGGACTTGGCTTCGCGGTGCCGAGCAGCATCTTCGCCAACGTTGCCGACCAGATCATCCGTACCGGTCAGGTGCGCTATCCGTTCCTGGGTATTACCTACCTGATGATCGATGGTGAAGTTGCCGCAGAGTACAATCTGCCGGTGCAGAATGGCGCTTATATCAATGCCGGTATCAGTGGCCAGCCCGCCGTCTTGCCGAACACCGCCGCAGCACAGGCCGGTTTGCGTGAAGGCGACATTATCCTCGCCGTGAATGATCAGCGCCTCGATGGCACCGTCTCGCTGCGCCAGCTTCTCTTGCAGTATCGCCCTGGTGATACGGTGGAATTGACCATCCTCCGCGATGGACAGGAGCAGCGGGTGTCGGTGACCCTGGGTGAACGTCCGGCTGACCTGCGTTGA